A part of Pseudomonadota bacterium genomic DNA contains:
- the pyrC gene encoding dihydroorotase, with protein MTVNGKTAYVNARLLDPASGLDARGALLTEGETILDFGERLFAEGVPEGIAQVDCEGHCLAPGLIDARVQLREPGDEHKETIMTASLAAAAGGVTTMLCLPNTQPPIDDVALVELVKHRAREAGLVNIRPFAGITKGLAGEQITEMGLLSEAGAVAFTDGITAVKNTLVFKRALSYARTFDLLLVQHPENSDLASAGTMNEGEMATRLGLAGIPTAAETILVERDLCLLANTGGRYHAAHLSTADAIDAIRRAKARGLHVTCETAPPYFALNETAVGDYRTFAKLSPPLRSEADRVAIIEGLKDNTIDMIASDHAPHDQDSKRLPFVQAENGVIGLETLLPLTLELYHNGSLPLLRALAALTAAPARIFRLAGGALAKGKPADLVLFNLNKPWKIAVDKFRSKSKNSPFDERPVQGYVLRTVAAGRTVYRREP; from the coding sequence ATGACGGTGAACGGCAAAACCGCCTATGTGAACGCCCGTCTCCTCGACCCGGCCAGCGGGCTGGACGCGCGGGGGGCGCTGCTGACGGAGGGAGAGACCATCCTCGATTTCGGTGAACGCCTCTTCGCGGAAGGCGTGCCGGAAGGCATCGCGCAGGTGGATTGCGAAGGCCATTGCCTGGCCCCCGGCCTGATCGACGCCCGCGTTCAGCTTCGCGAACCCGGCGACGAACATAAGGAAACGATCATGACGGCCAGCCTCGCCGCCGCCGCCGGTGGGGTGACGACAATGCTGTGCCTGCCCAATACGCAGCCCCCTATCGACGACGTCGCCCTCGTCGAACTCGTGAAACACCGGGCGCGCGAGGCGGGCCTCGTCAACATCCGCCCCTTCGCCGGCATCACGAAAGGGCTGGCGGGCGAACAAATCACGGAAATGGGCCTGCTTAGCGAAGCGGGCGCGGTGGCGTTCACGGACGGGATTACGGCGGTCAAGAACACGCTGGTCTTCAAGCGCGCCTTGAGTTACGCCCGCACCTTCGATCTTCTGCTCGTCCAGCACCCGGAAAACTCGGACCTAGCGAGCGCCGGCACGATGAACGAAGGGGAAATGGCGACCCGGCTCGGGCTTGCCGGCATTCCCACCGCCGCCGAGACGATTCTCGTCGAGCGCGACCTTTGCCTTCTTGCCAACACCGGCGGGCGTTATCACGCGGCTCATCTTTCGACGGCGGATGCGATCGACGCCATCCGCCGGGCAAAGGCAAGAGGCCTCCACGTCACCTGCGAGACGGCGCCGCCTTACTTCGCGCTGAACGAAACGGCTGTCGGCGACTACCGGACCTTCGCCAAACTCTCGCCACCGCTGCGCAGCGAGGCCGATCGGGTGGCCATCATCGAGGGCCTGAAGGACAACACGATCGACATGATCGCAAGCGATCACGCCCCCCACGACCAGGACAGCAAGCGGCTGCCTTTCGTCCAGGCCGAAAACGGCGTCATCGGCCTGGAGACCCTGCTGCCGTTAACGCTCGAGCTCTACCACAACGGCTCCCTCCCGCTGCTCCGCGCGCTTGCGGCGCTGACCGCGGCGCCGGCCCGCATCTTCCGTCTGGCCGGCGGCGCGCTGGCCAAGGGAAAGCCCGCCGACCTCGTGCTTTTCAACCTGAACAAGCCGTGGAAGATCGCCGTCGATAAATTCCGCAGCAAGTCGAAGAACTCGCCCTTCGACGAGCGGCCCGTGCAGGGTTACGTGCTGCGAACGGTTGCGGCCGGGCGAACGGTCTATAGGCGGGAGCCATAG
- the plsY gene encoding glycerol-3-phosphate 1-O-acyltransferase PlsY yields MGWAAHVLSVEALMAVALGYALGSIPFGLLLTRLAGLGDIQKIGSGNIGATNVLRSGSKSLALGTLLLDAGKGAAAVVIGGALGGPFALIAGAAAVAGHMFPLWLGFRGGKGVATTLGVLLAYAWPVGGIACAVWILIAVLFRYSSLASIVAIGTAPAFAFALTDTMFTVFTVLIAVLVLLRHHANVRRLIRGEESRIGKRATPES; encoded by the coding sequence ATGGGCTGGGCCGCCCACGTCTTGTCGGTTGAGGCGTTGATGGCGGTAGCGCTTGGCTATGCGCTCGGTTCCATCCCCTTCGGGCTTTTGCTGACGCGCCTGGCCGGGCTTGGCGATATTCAGAAAATCGGCTCCGGCAACATCGGGGCGACGAACGTGCTGCGCAGCGGATCGAAAAGCCTTGCCCTCGGCACACTGCTTCTCGACGCCGGCAAGGGGGCGGCGGCCGTCGTCATCGGCGGCGCGCTCGGCGGGCCGTTCGCGCTGATCGCGGGTGCTGCCGCGGTCGCCGGCCACATGTTTCCGCTCTGGCTCGGGTTCCGCGGCGGCAAGGGCGTCGCCACGACGCTTGGCGTGCTGCTGGCGTATGCCTGGCCGGTGGGCGGCATCGCCTGCGCCGTGTGGATTTTGATCGCCGTGCTCTTTCGGTACTCCTCCCTTGCCTCGATCGTTGCCATCGGTACGGCGCCGGCTTTCGCTTTTGCCCTCACCGATACAATGTTCACCGTCTTCACGGTTCTGATCGCCGTCCTTGTCCTGCTTCGCCATCACGCCAACGTCCGACGGCTGATCCGGGGGGAAGAATCCCGGATTGGGAAGCGGGCGACACCGGAGTCCTGA
- the topA gene encoding type I DNA topoisomerase — MSLVIVESPAKAKTINKYLGSGYRVVASYGHVRDLPSKAGSVEPGENFVMHWTVDAKSETRIQDIADAIKGTNHLYLATDPDREGEAIAWHIEEVLRERNALENVEVHRVVFHEITKSAVLEAMEHPRAIDRKLVESYLARRALDYLVGFTLSPVLWRKLPGSRSAGRVQSVALRLICEREAEIEAFKSQEYWTIEAAFETASGEKLPAKLVELDGQKIEKLSLTSEATAMAAVRRLEPLDFAVTRIERKQSHRHPQAPFTTSTLQQEASRKLGFSARQTMDVAQRLYEGVDIGGDTVGLITYMRTDSVQMAKEAVAASRAAIADGYGESYLPKAPRTHRSPAKNAQEAHEAIRPTDFRRRPDSVAKFLGAQQAKLYELVWKRAMASQMTSALFDNVGVDITASAGRDSFRATGSVLVFDGFLKLYQEGRDEPGEEEESNRLPNVAEAERLPQKQIQPEQHFTQPPPRYSEASLVKRLEELGIGRPSTYASIISVLQDRDYVRLEKKRFTPEDRGRLVTAFLANFFQRYVQYHFTAELEDQLDDISQGRTDWKRVLHDFWTHFEQAVDQTKDLAIKDVLDALDQALGPHLFPQTDPNKDPRLCPACKKGKLSLKLGKFGAFIGCATYPECRYTRQLAEGLQGEDGLALDGPLELGEDPETGLKVTLRKGPYGHYFQLGEAEKKGDKPKRVSLPKDRAPAEANLDFALKLLRLPREIGTHPQSGQPILAGLGRYGPYLQHEKEYRSLPNVEDVLTIGLNRAVDVLATPPAKRRGAAALRVLGAHPDDGKPVTVHDGRYGPYVKHGGTNATIPKDSSPDTIALNDALQLLAARKERKKQKKGAKGPANKDRSNKTKTKTKTKTKTKTKTKRTKKAGKKTADGASAPPASTDD, encoded by the coding sequence ATGAGCCTTGTCATCGTCGAATCGCCAGCCAAGGCGAAGACCATCAATAAGTATCTCGGCAGCGGCTATCGGGTCGTCGCGAGCTACGGTCACGTGCGCGATTTGCCCTCCAAGGCGGGATCGGTGGAGCCGGGGGAAAATTTCGTCATGCATTGGACAGTGGACGCGAAATCCGAAACGCGAATCCAGGATATCGCCGACGCCATCAAGGGCACGAACCACCTTTATCTCGCAACGGACCCGGATCGCGAAGGCGAAGCCATCGCCTGGCACATCGAGGAAGTTCTGCGGGAACGCAACGCGCTTGAAAACGTCGAGGTGCATCGCGTCGTCTTTCACGAGATCACGAAATCGGCGGTGCTGGAGGCGATGGAGCACCCGCGCGCAATCGACCGCAAGCTCGTTGAATCCTACCTGGCGCGCCGGGCGCTGGATTACCTTGTCGGCTTTACGCTTTCGCCGGTGCTGTGGCGGAAACTTCCCGGCAGCCGTTCGGCGGGCCGCGTCCAATCCGTCGCCCTTCGCCTGATCTGCGAGCGGGAAGCCGAGATCGAGGCCTTCAAGTCGCAGGAATACTGGACGATCGAAGCCGCCTTCGAGACGGCGAGCGGCGAGAAACTTCCGGCCAAGCTGGTCGAACTCGACGGTCAAAAAATCGAGAAGCTGAGCCTGACCTCGGAAGCGACTGCGATGGCCGCGGTCCGCCGCCTGGAACCGCTTGACTTCGCCGTCACCCGGATCGAACGCAAGCAATCCCACCGCCACCCACAGGCGCCCTTTACGACATCGACGCTGCAGCAGGAAGCTTCGCGCAAACTCGGTTTCTCCGCCCGCCAGACGATGGATGTCGCGCAACGCCTTTACGAAGGGGTGGACATCGGCGGCGACACGGTCGGCCTCATCACCTATATGCGGACCGACAGTGTCCAGATGGCAAAGGAAGCGGTCGCCGCAAGCCGCGCCGCGATTGCCGACGGCTACGGCGAATCCTACCTGCCGAAGGCACCGCGCACCCACCGAAGCCCCGCAAAGAACGCGCAAGAAGCCCACGAGGCAATTCGCCCGACAGACTTTCGCCGCCGGCCCGATAGCGTCGCCAAGTTCCTCGGCGCGCAGCAGGCGAAATTATACGAACTCGTTTGGAAGCGGGCGATGGCGAGCCAGATGACAAGCGCGCTTTTTGACAATGTCGGCGTCGACATCACGGCTTCGGCCGGAAGAGACAGCTTTCGCGCAACCGGCTCCGTCCTCGTCTTCGACGGGTTTCTAAAACTTTACCAGGAGGGCCGCGACGAACCGGGCGAGGAAGAGGAAAGCAACCGGCTTCCAAACGTCGCGGAAGCGGAGCGGTTACCGCAAAAACAAATCCAGCCGGAGCAGCACTTCACCCAACCCCCGCCGCGCTATTCAGAGGCAAGCCTCGTCAAGCGCCTCGAGGAACTCGGCATCGGCCGGCCCTCAACCTACGCCTCGATCATCTCGGTCCTTCAGGACCGCGACTACGTCCGGCTGGAAAAAAAGCGTTTTACCCCCGAAGACCGCGGCCGCCTGGTTACCGCCTTCCTGGCCAATTTTTTCCAGCGCTACGTTCAGTACCACTTTACGGCCGAGCTCGAAGATCAGCTCGACGACATCTCTCAAGGCCGAACCGACTGGAAGCGGGTGCTGCACGATTTTTGGACACACTTCGAGCAGGCGGTTGACCAAACCAAGGATCTCGCGATCAAGGATGTGCTCGACGCCCTCGATCAGGCGCTTGGCCCCCACCTCTTTCCGCAAACGGATCCGAACAAGGACCCGCGCCTCTGCCCGGCTTGCAAGAAGGGGAAGCTTTCGCTGAAGCTCGGCAAGTTCGGCGCGTTTATTGGTTGCGCGACCTATCCGGAATGCCGCTACACCCGCCAGCTTGCCGAAGGCCTACAGGGGGAAGACGGCCTGGCCCTCGACGGCCCCCTCGAACTCGGCGAAGACCCCGAAACCGGCCTCAAGGTGACGCTTCGCAAGGGACCTTACGGGCATTATTTCCAACTGGGAGAAGCCGAGAAGAAAGGCGACAAGCCGAAGCGGGTTTCGCTTCCGAAGGATCGCGCGCCGGCCGAGGCCAATCTCGACTTCGCGCTGAAGCTGCTTCGCCTGCCGCGGGAGATCGGCACGCACCCGCAAAGCGGCCAGCCGATTCTGGCTGGGCTTGGGCGGTACGGTCCCTACCTCCAGCATGAAAAGGAATATCGGTCGCTGCCAAACGTCGAGGACGTGCTCACGATCGGCCTCAACCGCGCCGTCGACGTGCTGGCGACGCCGCCCGCGAAGCGGCGGGGAGCGGCGGCGCTGCGCGTGCTTGGCGCGCACCCCGACGACGGCAAACCGGTTACCGTCCACGACGGAAGGTACGGGCCTTACGTGAAGCACGGCGGCACCAACGCCACCATTCCGAAAGACAGCTCCCCGGACACCATCGCGTTGAACGACGCGCTACAGTTGCTCGCGGCCCGAAAAGAGCGCAAAAAGCAGAAAAAAGGCGCTAAAGGCCCCGCAAATAAGGACCGTTCGAACAAGACGAAGACGAAGACGAAGACAAAGACAAAAACGAAGACGAAAACAAAGAGAACGAAGAAGGCGGGGAAAAAGACGGCCGACGGCGCTTCGGCGCCCCCCGCATCAACAGACGATTGA
- the rnr gene encoding ribonuclease R, giving the protein MSAKERPRRTFPRKEEILDFIRQSASPVGKREVARAFRLSGRDRLELKTLIKRLLEEGELVQAANRRLAVPEGLPPVAVLEISGTDADGEVLARPIAWKETEPPPPIYVAMERRGRAALWPGERILARVHPTKDGAYTAHIVRRIGAAPDRILGILEKTTDGSACLVPTDRRHKHVYTVRQEDIGNAHAGDLVRAEVMHASRRYREVRIVERLGAANEAGSVSLIAIHSHDIPTEFPPEALALANHAGPADASGRADLRTLPLVTIDGADARDFDDAVWAEADGDPKNPDGWHLLVAIADVAHYVRPGDALDRVAFERGNSAYFPDRVVPMLPESLSNGWCSLKPGEDRSCLAADLWIDGEGVLLRHEFRRGLMRSAARLTYEQVERAQNGFPDATTLPLLDRVIRPLYGAYAALSKARAARGTLELDLPERKMEFGAHGKVAAIQTAERYASHRLIEEFMILANVAASETLESRRTPCLYRVHDSPPPNKLEPLREFLASLNLRLAKGQVLRPHHFNRILREAAGTPYAEIVSLVVLRSQAKAEYNPENRGHFGLALRRYCHFTSPIRRYADLIVHRSLIRALRLGEDGLTAEAENRLTAIGEHISLTERRAEIAERDAADRYATLFLSERVGAEFAAQLTGVTHFGLFVTLDETRADGFIPIRTLGWERFLHDAIHHELIGERSRLTFRLGDRVRVRLAEANTATGSLLFELVEGGRKGKARAASPRGKGLAKQSQTGKKAARRRRTR; this is encoded by the coding sequence GTGTCCGCCAAAGAACGCCCACGACGAACGTTCCCGCGCAAAGAAGAAATCCTCGATTTCATCCGACAAAGCGCCTCGCCCGTCGGCAAGCGGGAGGTTGCCCGCGCCTTCCGCCTTTCCGGCCGCGATCGCCTGGAGCTGAAGACGCTGATCAAGCGGCTGCTGGAGGAAGGCGAACTCGTGCAGGCCGCAAACCGGCGCCTCGCCGTGCCCGAGGGCTTGCCCCCGGTTGCCGTTCTCGAAATTTCCGGCACGGATGCCGACGGCGAAGTGCTTGCCCGCCCGATCGCCTGGAAGGAGACGGAACCGCCGCCGCCAATCTATGTGGCGATGGAACGCCGCGGGCGCGCAGCGCTCTGGCCTGGTGAACGAATCCTGGCGCGGGTCCATCCGACGAAGGACGGGGCCTACACCGCCCATATCGTCCGCCGCATCGGCGCGGCGCCGGACCGTATCCTGGGCATCCTTGAAAAAACGACCGATGGCAGCGCCTGCCTCGTGCCGACGGACCGCCGTCACAAGCACGTCTATACCGTGCGGCAGGAGGATATAGGGAATGCCCACGCCGGCGATCTCGTCCGCGCCGAGGTCATGCATGCGTCCCGCCGCTATCGCGAGGTCCGAATCGTCGAGCGGCTGGGCGCTGCGAACGAAGCAGGCTCCGTCAGCCTCATCGCCATCCACAGCCACGACATCCCGACCGAGTTTCCGCCGGAAGCGCTGGCGCTGGCAAACCACGCCGGTCCAGCCGATGCGAGCGGGCGCGCCGACCTTCGAACGCTTCCTCTCGTCACGATCGACGGCGCGGACGCCCGCGATTTCGACGACGCCGTCTGGGCGGAAGCGGATGGCGATCCGAAAAACCCGGACGGCTGGCACCTCCTCGTCGCCATCGCCGACGTCGCCCATTATGTCCGCCCGGGCGACGCGCTGGACCGGGTCGCTTTCGAGCGTGGCAACTCCGCCTATTTTCCGGACCGGGTCGTGCCGATGCTGCCCGAATCGCTCTCGAATGGCTGGTGCTCGCTGAAACCCGGCGAGGACCGCTCCTGCCTTGCCGCGGATTTATGGATCGACGGCGAGGGCGTTCTGCTTCGCCATGAATTCCGGCGCGGCCTCATGCGCTCCGCCGCGCGGCTCACCTACGAACAGGTCGAACGCGCGCAGAACGGTTTCCCGGACGCGACGACCCTGCCACTTCTCGACCGTGTCATACGGCCGCTTTATGGCGCCTACGCGGCGCTTAGCAAGGCGCGCGCCGCCCGCGGCACGCTTGAACTCGATCTGCCGGAACGGAAAATGGAATTCGGGGCGCACGGCAAGGTTGCCGCCATCCAAACCGCCGAGCGGTACGCCAGCCATCGATTGATCGAGGAATTCATGATTCTCGCCAACGTCGCCGCCAGCGAAACCCTGGAAAGCCGTCGCACCCCCTGTCTGTACCGCGTTCACGACTCGCCGCCGCCGAACAAACTGGAACCGCTTCGCGAATTTCTCGCCTCGCTGAACCTGCGTCTGGCAAAGGGGCAAGTCCTTCGCCCGCACCATTTCAACCGCATCCTGCGCGAGGCCGCCGGCACGCCCTATGCCGAAATCGTCAGCCTCGTCGTCCTGCGAAGCCAGGCGAAGGCGGAATACAACCCGGAGAACCGCGGGCACTTCGGGCTGGCGCTGCGACGCTATTGCCACTTCACCTCGCCCATTCGCCGTTACGCCGATCTGATCGTGCACCGCTCCCTCATCCGGGCGCTTCGCCTGGGCGAGGACGGCCTTACGGCCGAAGCGGAAAACCGCCTGACGGCAATCGGCGAACATATCTCGCTTACGGAGCGCCGCGCGGAAATCGCCGAGCGCGACGCCGCTGACCGTTACGCGACTCTTTTTCTGAGCGAGCGCGTCGGCGCCGAGTTTGCGGCCCAGCTTACCGGCGTCACCCATTTCGGCCTTTTCGTCACCCTGGACGAAACCCGGGCGGACGGTTTCATCCCCATCCGCACCCTGGGCTGGGAACGTTTTCTTCACGACGCCATCCATCACGAGCTGATCGGTGAGCGCAGCCGGCTCACCTTCCGGCTTGGCGATCGGGTAAGGGTCCGGCTTGCGGAGGCGAACACGGCGACGGGAAGCCTGCTTTTCGAACTCGTCGAGGGCGGCCGGAAAGGCAAAGCGCGCGCGGCCTCCCCCCGCGGAAAAGGCCTGGCAAAACAGTCCCAAACCGGAAAAAAGGCCGCTCGGAGGCGGCGAACGCGCTAA
- a CDS encoding S41 family peptidase encodes MGKGSKYRPGWSFPAAFLAAFFLAACTGGTPPPVAATDGPLPQAIFAAGYGGIAEKYIEPRTARDIALDGLHGLSDADPALEIEASGDLLRLDRDDRPLRVGVAPTAQNLEGWASLSADFLVAALTNPAAGGERDSLMTAMFTRALETLDSYSRYAAPKAAVRQREKRKGFDGAGLYVQRFEDAFFITAVIPESPAALAGVRPSDEILEIDGAPVAGLDLEAVLDRLHGPVNSTLSLALRRRDTPAPIGITLQRQHVYSPTVEYERLGAIAYFRLSSFNHDTAQSLARHIAKAEMEAGKNLRGLVLDLRDNPGGLMDQAIAVADLFLESGRIVSTRGRHPNSNQIYDAAAGDIVDGLPIVVLLNGKSASSAEIVAAALHDRRRAVVVGSRSYGKGSVQTILPLPNQAEITLTWSHLYRPNGQSLNEAGVAPDVCTANAKGKEEDMEGLLRAMAQPGGQGETACPPLRTENPLDLPLAKRLLGNAELYASFFRETPEEIARAGGKMGEGTR; translated from the coding sequence ATGGGCAAAGGCAGCAAATACCGGCCCGGCTGGAGTTTTCCGGCAGCCTTTCTGGCCGCTTTTTTTCTTGCGGCCTGCACCGGCGGCACCCCGCCCCCCGTCGCGGCAACGGACGGCCCCCTGCCGCAGGCCATCTTTGCCGCAGGCTATGGCGGCATCGCCGAGAAATATATCGAACCGAGGACGGCACGCGATATCGCGCTTGATGGGCTGCACGGACTTTCCGATGCAGACCCGGCGCTGGAGATCGAGGCAAGCGGTGATCTGCTCCGGCTCGACCGAGACGACCGACCGCTCCGTGTAGGTGTGGCGCCGACCGCACAGAATTTGGAGGGCTGGGCCTCCTTGAGTGCGGATTTCCTTGTTGCCGCGCTCACCAATCCAGCCGCCGGGGGCGAGAGGGATTCTCTCATGACGGCGATGTTCACGCGCGCGCTTGAAACGCTCGACTCCTATTCGCGCTACGCGGCGCCGAAAGCCGCCGTTCGCCAGCGCGAAAAACGGAAAGGCTTCGACGGAGCCGGGCTGTACGTCCAGAGGTTCGAAGACGCCTTCTTCATCACGGCAGTGATCCCGGAAAGCCCCGCCGCACTGGCCGGCGTGCGCCCGTCGGATGAAATTCTGGAAATCGACGGCGCGCCCGTCGCCGGGCTCGATCTGGAGGCCGTGCTGGACCGGTTGCACGGACCCGTCAACAGCACGCTTTCGCTTGCCCTTCGCCGGCGCGATACGCCAGCGCCAATCGGGATCACGCTCCAACGGCAGCACGTCTATTCGCCGACCGTCGAATACGAACGCCTTGGGGCCATCGCCTATTTTCGCCTGAGCAGTTTCAACCACGACACCGCCCAAAGCCTCGCCCGCCATATCGCCAAGGCGGAAATGGAGGCGGGAAAAAATCTTCGCGGCCTTGTCCTCGACCTGCGGGATAATCCCGGCGGGCTCATGGATCAAGCAATCGCCGTCGCCGATCTCTTCCTCGAGTCGGGCCGTATCGTTTCCACCCGTGGCCGACACCCGAACAGCAACCAAATTTACGACGCCGCCGCCGGCGACATTGTCGATGGCTTGCCCATCGTCGTTTTGCTGAACGGCAAGAGCGCCTCGTCCGCCGAGATCGTCGCCGCCGCCCTTCACGACCGCCGGCGCGCCGTGGTCGTGGGCAGCCGGTCTTACGGCAAGGGAAGCGTCCAGACGATCCTTCCCCTCCCCAACCAAGCGGAAATCACCCTGACTTGGTCGCATCTCTATAGGCCAAACGGCCAATCCCTGAACGAGGCCGGCGTCGCACCGGACGTTTGCACGGCGAACGCAAAAGGAAAAGAAGAAGACATGGAAGGCCTGCTCCGCGCCATGGCGCAGCCCGGCGGCCAGGGGGAAACCGCCTGTCCGCCGCTGCGAACGGAGAACCCTCTCGACCTCCCCCTCGCTAAACGGCTGCTGGGAAATGCCGAGCTTTATGCGAGCTTCTTCCGGGAAACCCCGGAAGAAATCGCCAGGGCGGGCGGCAAGATGGGCGAAGGAACGAGGTAA
- the rpmG gene encoding 50S ribosomal protein L33 has translation MAKSNTLLIKLVSTADTGYFYLRKRNPRQQTEKLELKKYDPVVRKHVLFKETKLK, from the coding sequence ATGGCGAAATCGAACACCCTTTTGATCAAGCTGGTCAGCACTGCGGACACCGGATACTTCTATCTTCGGAAGAGGAACCCGCGGCAGCAGACGGAGAAGCTCGAGCTCAAGAAATACGATCCCGTCGTGCGCAAGCACGTCCTGTTCAAGGAAACGAAGCTGAAATAG
- a CDS encoding PleD family two-component system response regulator has protein sequence MSARVLIVDDMPANVKLLEARLSNEYFDVITATNGPSALQMIKNESPDIVLLDVMMPGMSGFEVCKKIKSDPKSAHIPVVMVTALSETKDRIQGLESGADDFLTKPVSDKALLARVRNLTRIKMMTDAWLSRIATNEQLGLPSDIRDSSREDVDKAKVLLIEDNPSSAEHLCEALASVKGDSVTVVNNGPEALASALGNAYELVILSLDLMEEDALRLVAQMRAREELRNLSILVLVEEHEEDLLAKAFEVGVNDYLVRPIERSELILRSRAQIRHRRYQERLTSTYRDNLAMAVTDSLTGLYNRRYLDAHLPRMMGQAVEDAKALTVAIVDVDHFKNVNDTYGHAAGDEVLKEVAARIRANVRSFDLVARLGGEEFVIVMPDCSLQFVRSMAERVRTSISKRPFRVPDDVEEIRVTISLGVAQICNPSETPEDLLGRADRAMYQAKALGRDKVWVLDDKGDGKAGDVGNMERLA, from the coding sequence ATGTCCGCGCGCGTTCTGATTGTTGACGACATGCCGGCAAACGTGAAATTGCTGGAAGCGCGCCTATCGAACGAATATTTCGACGTCATCACGGCCACGAACGGGCCTTCCGCCCTTCAAATGATTAAAAATGAATCGCCGGACATCGTGCTGCTCGACGTTATGATGCCTGGCATGAGCGGCTTCGAGGTCTGCAAGAAGATCAAATCGGATCCGAAAAGCGCCCATATCCCTGTCGTTATGGTCACGGCGCTGAGCGAAACGAAGGACCGCATCCAGGGTCTCGAATCGGGTGCCGACGACTTCCTGACGAAACCGGTCAGCGACAAAGCGCTGCTTGCCCGCGTGCGAAACCTGACGCGGATCAAGATGATGACCGACGCCTGGCTTAGCCGAATCGCGACGAATGAACAGCTTGGGCTTCCTTCCGACATACGCGACTCCTCCCGGGAAGACGTCGACAAGGCAAAAGTTCTTTTGATTGAGGACAACCCGTCCAGCGCCGAACACCTCTGCGAGGCGCTCGCCTCGGTCAAGGGCGATAGCGTCACGGTTGTGAATAACGGCCCGGAGGCGCTCGCCTCGGCTCTTGGCAATGCCTACGAGCTCGTTATCTTAAGCCTGGATTTGATGGAAGAGGATGCGCTTCGGCTTGTCGCTCAGATGCGCGCCCGGGAAGAGCTTCGAAATCTGTCTATCCTCGTCCTCGTCGAAGAGCACGAGGAGGACCTTCTTGCCAAGGCCTTCGAGGTTGGCGTCAACGATTATCTCGTGCGGCCGATCGAACGAAGCGAACTCATCCTGCGAAGCCGCGCTCAGATTCGGCATCGACGCTATCAGGAACGCTTGACCAGCACCTACCGCGACAATCTGGCGATGGCGGTGACGGACAGCCTGACGGGCCTTTATAACCGGCGGTACCTGGACGCCCATCTGCCGCGCATGATGGGGCAGGCCGTCGAAGACGCCAAGGCCCTGACGGTTGCCATCGTCGACGTGGATCATTTCAAGAATGTAAACGACACCTACGGTCACGCCGCGGGCGATGAGGTCCTCAAGGAAGTGGCGGCGCGGATTCGGGCAAACGTGCGAAGCTTCGATTTGGTTGCCCGTCTCGGCGGGGAAGAATTCGTCATTGTTATGCCGGATTGTTCGCTTCAGTTCGTGCGTAGTATGGCTGAGCGCGTACGCACCAGTATTTCGAAACGGCCGTTTCGCGTTCCGGACGACGTGGAGGAGATTCGCGTGACCATAAGCCTGGGCGTCGCCCAAATCTGCAACCCATCGGAGACGCCGGAAGATTTGCTTGGACGGGCCGACCGGGCCATGTACCAGGCGAAGGCCTTGGGTCGCGACAAGGTGTGGGTGCTGGACGACAAGGGCGATGGAAAAGCCGGCGATGTGGGCAACATGGAACGGCTAGCCTGA
- a CDS encoding response regulator — protein MPKTILIVEDNDLNMKLFQDLLVANGYRTLQTKDGFEALEMVRKYRPDLVLMDIQLPEISGLVITKQIKEDETLKAIPVIAVTAFAMKGDEEKIREGGCEAYIAKPISVPHFLGTIKKVIG, from the coding sequence ATGCCCAAGACCATCCTCATCGTTGAAGACAACGATCTCAACATGAAACTTTTCCAGGACCTTCTGGTTGCCAATGGCTATCGGACCCTGCAGACGAAGGACGGCTTCGAGGCGCTGGAAATGGTGCGGAAGTATCGGCCGGACCTCGTGTTGATGGATATCCAGCTACCGGAAATTTCCGGTTTGGTCATCACGAAGCAAATCAAGGAAGACGAGACGCTGAAAGCGATTCCCGTCATTGCCGTCACCGCCTTTGCGATGAAGGGGGACGAGGAAAAAATTCGGGAAGGCGGGTGCGAAGCTTATATCGCTAAGCCGATTTCCGTTCCGCACTTCTTGGGAACCATCAAAAAAGTCATAGGCTAA